The Ahaetulla prasina isolate Xishuangbanna chromosome 3, ASM2864084v1, whole genome shotgun sequence genome window below encodes:
- the FUBP1 gene encoding far upstream element-binding protein 1 isoform X2 — MSDYSTVPPPSSGAPGGGGGGGGAVNDAFKDALQRARQIAAKIGNESGTSVNSNDYSYGGQKRPLEDGDGSWTSPSSTTHWEGMPSPFKDQPEPKKVAPPNNDSFGNQLPPMHQQQRSVMTEEYKVPDGMVGFIIGRGGEQISRIQQESGCKIQIAPDSGGLPERSCMLTGTPESVQSAKRLLDQIVEKGRPTPGFHHGDGPGNAVQEIMIPASKAGLVIGKGGETIKQLQERAGVKMVMIQDGPQNTGADKPLRITGDPYKVQQAKEMVLDLIRDQGGFREVRNEYGSRIGGNEGLDVPIPRFAVGIVIGRNGEMIKKIQNDAGVRIQFKPDDGTTPDRIAQITGPPDRCQHAAEIITDLLRSVQAGNPGGPGPGGRGRGRGQGNWNMGPPGGLQEFNFIVPTGKTGLIIGKGGETIKSISQQSGARIELQRNPPPNADPNMKLFTIRGTPQQIDYARQLIEEKIGGPVNPLGPPVPHGPHGVVPGPHGPPGPPPGAPMGPYNPAPYTPGPPGPAPHGPPAPYAPQGWGNAYPHWQPPNPPDPGKPADPNSAAWAAYYAHYYQQQAQPPPAAPPSAPPATQTNGQGDQPNPAPAGQVDYTKAWEEYYKKMGQQGQPQDYSKAWEEYYKKQGQAVPAPTGAPPTGQPDYSAAWAEYYRQQAAYYAQTSPQGMPQHPPAPQCLPRSSTLGSAAKSTVLKMLQAPNHSS, encoded by the exons ATGTCGGATTATTCTACGGTGCCCCCTCCTTCTTCGGGAGCACCcggaggaggcggcggaggcggcggggCAGTCAATGATGCTTTTAAAGACGCGCTGCAACGGGCTAGGCAG ATTGCAGCAAAAATTGGAAATGAATCAGGGACATCTGTGAATTCAAATGATTACAGTTATGGGGGACAAAAAAGACCTCTTGAAGATGGAG ATGGCTCTTGGACAAGTCCGAGCAGTACAACACACTGGGAGGGAATGCCCTCTCCTTTTAAAG ATCAACCAGAACCTAAGAAAGTTGCTCCCCCAAACAATGATT CTTTTGGAAATCAGTTACCACCCATGCATCAGCAACAGAG GTCTGTAATGACAGAAGAATACAAAGTTCCAGATGGAATGGTTGGATTCA TAATTGGCAGAGGGGGAGAACAGATATCTCGTATACAGCAAGAATCTGGATGTAAAATACAGATTGCACCTG ATAGTGGTGGGCTTCCTGAAAGATCTTGCATGTTGACTGGAACACCTGAATCAGTACA atctGCAAAGAGATTGCTCGACCAGATAGTTGAAAAAGGAAGACCTACACCAGGTTTCCATCATGGTGACGGCCCAGGAAATGCTGTCCAGGAAATCATGATTCCAGCTAGTAAAGCAGGATTAGTTATTGGAAAGGGTGGAGAAACTATAAAGCAGCTTCAA gaGCGTGCAGGTGTTAAAATGGTGATGATTCAAGATGGACCACAGAACACTGGAGCAGATAAGCCTCTTAGGATCACAGGAGATCCTTACAAAGTCCAA CAAGCAAAGGAAATGGTTTTAGATCTAATTCGTGATCAAGGTGGCTTCAGAGAGGTACGAAATGAATATGGATCAAGAATAGGAGGCAATGAAGGATTAGAT GTACCAATACCACGGTTTGCAGTTGGTATTGTAATTGGAAGAAATGgtgaaatgattaaaaaaatacagaatgatGCTGGTGTAAGGATTCAATTTAAACCAG ATGATGGAACAACACCCGATAGAATAGCACAGATCACAGGACCACCAGACAGATGTCAGCATGCAGCTGAAATTATTACAGATCTTCTTCGAAGTGTTCAG GCTGGCAATCCTGGAGGTCCAGGGCCTGGTGGTCGTGGTAGAGGAAGAGGTCAGGGAAATTGGAATATGGGACCACCTGGTGGACTGCaagaatttaattttattgttcCCACTGGAAAAACGGGATTAATCATTGGGAAAG GTGGTGAGACTATCAAGAGCATTAGTCAGCAATCTGGTGCAAGGATAGAACTTCAGAGAAATCCTCCACCAAATGCAGATCCCAACATGAAATTATTTACTATTCGAGGGACACCACAACAGATTGATTATGCTCGGCAGCTCATAGAAGAAAAGATTGGA GGTCCAGTAAATCCTTTGGGGCCCCCTGTGCCTCATGGACCTCATGGTGTTGTTCCTGGGCCACATGGACCCCCTGGGCCACCTCCTGGGGCTCCAATGGGACCTTACAATCCAGCTCCTTATACCCCTGGCCCTCCTGGTCCTGCACCTCA TGGACCTCCAGCACCATATGCTCCACAAGGATGGGGTAATGCATATCCACATTGGCAACCACCAAATCCCCCAGACCCTG GTAAGCCAGCAGATCCTAATTCAGCAGCATGGGCAGCCTATTACGCCCACTACTATCAACAGCAAGCACAGCCACCCCCTGCAGCTCCACCTAGTGCACCACCTGCCACTCAGACTAATGGACAAG GAGATCAACCAAATCCAGCACCAGCAGGGCAGGTAGATTATACCAAGGCTTgggaagaatactataaaaaAATGG GTCAACAAGGGCAGCCACAAGATTATTCAAAGGCTTGGGAGGAATATTACAAGAAGCAAG GTCAAGCTGTTCCAGCTCCAACTGGAGCCCCACCGACAGGTCAGCCAGATTACAGTGCAGCATGGGCTGAGTACTATCGACAGCAGGCAGCTTATTATGCCCAGACAAGTCCACAAGGAATGCCACAGCATCCTCCAGCACCACAG TGCCTTCCCAGATCTTCCACCTTAGGTTCTGCTGCAAAAAGCACAG TGCTGAAGATGCTGCAAGCACCAaatcatagctcataa
- the FUBP1 gene encoding far upstream element-binding protein 1 isoform X1 has translation MSDYSTVPPPSSGAPGGGGGGGGAVNDAFKDALQRARQIAAKIGNESGTSVNSNDYSYGGQKRPLEDGDGSWTSPSSTTHWEGMPSPFKDQPEPKKVAPPNNDSFGNQLPPMHQQQRSVMTEEYKVPDGMVGFIIGRGGEQISRIQQESGCKIQIAPDSGGLPERSCMLTGTPESVQSAKRLLDQIVEKGRPTPGFHHGDGPGNAVQEIMIPASKAGLVIGKGGETIKQLQERAGVKMVMIQDGPQNTGADKPLRITGDPYKVQQAKEMVLDLIRDQGGFREVRNEYGSRIGGNEGLDVPIPRFAVGIVIGRNGEMIKKIQNDAGVRIQFKPDDGTTPDRIAQITGPPDRCQHAAEIITDLLRSVQAGNPGGPGPGGRGRGRGQGNWNMGPPGGLQEFNFIVPTGKTGLIIGKGGETIKSISQQSGARIELQRNPPPNADPNMKLFTIRGTPQQIDYARQLIEEKIGGPVNPLGPPVPHGPHGVVPGPHGPPGPPPGAPMGPYNPAPYTPGPPGPAPHGPPAPYAPQGWGNAYPHWQPPNPPDPGKPADPNSAAWAAYYAHYYQQQAQPPPAAPPSAPPATQTNGQGDQPNPAPAGQVDYTKAWEEYYKKMGQQGQPQDYSKAWEEYYKKQGQAVPAPTGAPPTGQPDYSAAWAEYYRQQAAYYAQTSPQGMPQHPPAPQCLPRSSTLGSAAKSTGKHNLRKCINTYFSISMLSL, from the exons ATGTCGGATTATTCTACGGTGCCCCCTCCTTCTTCGGGAGCACCcggaggaggcggcggaggcggcggggCAGTCAATGATGCTTTTAAAGACGCGCTGCAACGGGCTAGGCAG ATTGCAGCAAAAATTGGAAATGAATCAGGGACATCTGTGAATTCAAATGATTACAGTTATGGGGGACAAAAAAGACCTCTTGAAGATGGAG ATGGCTCTTGGACAAGTCCGAGCAGTACAACACACTGGGAGGGAATGCCCTCTCCTTTTAAAG ATCAACCAGAACCTAAGAAAGTTGCTCCCCCAAACAATGATT CTTTTGGAAATCAGTTACCACCCATGCATCAGCAACAGAG GTCTGTAATGACAGAAGAATACAAAGTTCCAGATGGAATGGTTGGATTCA TAATTGGCAGAGGGGGAGAACAGATATCTCGTATACAGCAAGAATCTGGATGTAAAATACAGATTGCACCTG ATAGTGGTGGGCTTCCTGAAAGATCTTGCATGTTGACTGGAACACCTGAATCAGTACA atctGCAAAGAGATTGCTCGACCAGATAGTTGAAAAAGGAAGACCTACACCAGGTTTCCATCATGGTGACGGCCCAGGAAATGCTGTCCAGGAAATCATGATTCCAGCTAGTAAAGCAGGATTAGTTATTGGAAAGGGTGGAGAAACTATAAAGCAGCTTCAA gaGCGTGCAGGTGTTAAAATGGTGATGATTCAAGATGGACCACAGAACACTGGAGCAGATAAGCCTCTTAGGATCACAGGAGATCCTTACAAAGTCCAA CAAGCAAAGGAAATGGTTTTAGATCTAATTCGTGATCAAGGTGGCTTCAGAGAGGTACGAAATGAATATGGATCAAGAATAGGAGGCAATGAAGGATTAGAT GTACCAATACCACGGTTTGCAGTTGGTATTGTAATTGGAAGAAATGgtgaaatgattaaaaaaatacagaatgatGCTGGTGTAAGGATTCAATTTAAACCAG ATGATGGAACAACACCCGATAGAATAGCACAGATCACAGGACCACCAGACAGATGTCAGCATGCAGCTGAAATTATTACAGATCTTCTTCGAAGTGTTCAG GCTGGCAATCCTGGAGGTCCAGGGCCTGGTGGTCGTGGTAGAGGAAGAGGTCAGGGAAATTGGAATATGGGACCACCTGGTGGACTGCaagaatttaattttattgttcCCACTGGAAAAACGGGATTAATCATTGGGAAAG GTGGTGAGACTATCAAGAGCATTAGTCAGCAATCTGGTGCAAGGATAGAACTTCAGAGAAATCCTCCACCAAATGCAGATCCCAACATGAAATTATTTACTATTCGAGGGACACCACAACAGATTGATTATGCTCGGCAGCTCATAGAAGAAAAGATTGGA GGTCCAGTAAATCCTTTGGGGCCCCCTGTGCCTCATGGACCTCATGGTGTTGTTCCTGGGCCACATGGACCCCCTGGGCCACCTCCTGGGGCTCCAATGGGACCTTACAATCCAGCTCCTTATACCCCTGGCCCTCCTGGTCCTGCACCTCA TGGACCTCCAGCACCATATGCTCCACAAGGATGGGGTAATGCATATCCACATTGGCAACCACCAAATCCCCCAGACCCTG GTAAGCCAGCAGATCCTAATTCAGCAGCATGGGCAGCCTATTACGCCCACTACTATCAACAGCAAGCACAGCCACCCCCTGCAGCTCCACCTAGTGCACCACCTGCCACTCAGACTAATGGACAAG GAGATCAACCAAATCCAGCACCAGCAGGGCAGGTAGATTATACCAAGGCTTgggaagaatactataaaaaAATGG GTCAACAAGGGCAGCCACAAGATTATTCAAAGGCTTGGGAGGAATATTACAAGAAGCAAG GTCAAGCTGTTCCAGCTCCAACTGGAGCCCCACCGACAGGTCAGCCAGATTACAGTGCAGCATGGGCTGAGTACTATCGACAGCAGGCAGCTTATTATGCCCAGACAAGTCCACAAGGAATGCCACAGCATCCTCCAGCACCACAG TGCCTTCCCAGATCTTCCACCTTAGGTTCTGCTGCAAAAAGCACAGGTAAGCACAACCTAAGGAAGTGTATAAATACATATTTCAGTATATCAATGTTGTCCCTGTGA
- the FUBP1 gene encoding far upstream element-binding protein 1 isoform X3, with the protein MSDYSTVPPPSSGAPGGGGGGGGAVNDAFKDALQRARQIAAKIGNESGTSVNSNDYSYGGQKRPLEDGDGSWTSPSSTTHWEGMPSPFKDQPEPKKVAPPNNDSFGNQLPPMHQQQRSVMTEEYKVPDGMVGFIIGRGGEQISRIQQESGCKIQIAPDSGGLPERSCMLTGTPESVQSAKRLLDQIVEKGRPTPGFHHGDGPGNAVQEIMIPASKAGLVIGKGGETIKQLQERAGVKMVMIQDGPQNTGADKPLRITGDPYKVQQAKEMVLDLIRDQGGFREVRNEYGSRIGGNEGLDVPIPRFAVGIVIGRNGEMIKKIQNDAGVRIQFKPDDGTTPDRIAQITGPPDRCQHAAEIITDLLRSVQAGNPGGPGPGGRGRGRGQGNWNMGPPGGLQEFNFIVPTGKTGLIIGKGGETIKSISQQSGARIELQRNPPPNADPNMKLFTIRGTPQQIDYARQLIEEKIGGPVNPLGPPVPHGPHGVVPGPHGPPGPPPGAPMGPYNPAPYTPGPPGPAPHGPPAPYAPQGWGNAYPHWQPPNPPDPGKPADPNSAAWAAYYAHYYQQQAQPPPAAPPSAPPATQTNGQGDQPNPAPAGQVDYTKAWEEYYKKMGQAVPAPTGAPPTGQPDYSAAWAEYYRQQAAYYAQTSPQGMPQHPPAPQCLPRSSTLGSAAKSTGKHNLRKCINTYFSISMLSL; encoded by the exons ATGTCGGATTATTCTACGGTGCCCCCTCCTTCTTCGGGAGCACCcggaggaggcggcggaggcggcggggCAGTCAATGATGCTTTTAAAGACGCGCTGCAACGGGCTAGGCAG ATTGCAGCAAAAATTGGAAATGAATCAGGGACATCTGTGAATTCAAATGATTACAGTTATGGGGGACAAAAAAGACCTCTTGAAGATGGAG ATGGCTCTTGGACAAGTCCGAGCAGTACAACACACTGGGAGGGAATGCCCTCTCCTTTTAAAG ATCAACCAGAACCTAAGAAAGTTGCTCCCCCAAACAATGATT CTTTTGGAAATCAGTTACCACCCATGCATCAGCAACAGAG GTCTGTAATGACAGAAGAATACAAAGTTCCAGATGGAATGGTTGGATTCA TAATTGGCAGAGGGGGAGAACAGATATCTCGTATACAGCAAGAATCTGGATGTAAAATACAGATTGCACCTG ATAGTGGTGGGCTTCCTGAAAGATCTTGCATGTTGACTGGAACACCTGAATCAGTACA atctGCAAAGAGATTGCTCGACCAGATAGTTGAAAAAGGAAGACCTACACCAGGTTTCCATCATGGTGACGGCCCAGGAAATGCTGTCCAGGAAATCATGATTCCAGCTAGTAAAGCAGGATTAGTTATTGGAAAGGGTGGAGAAACTATAAAGCAGCTTCAA gaGCGTGCAGGTGTTAAAATGGTGATGATTCAAGATGGACCACAGAACACTGGAGCAGATAAGCCTCTTAGGATCACAGGAGATCCTTACAAAGTCCAA CAAGCAAAGGAAATGGTTTTAGATCTAATTCGTGATCAAGGTGGCTTCAGAGAGGTACGAAATGAATATGGATCAAGAATAGGAGGCAATGAAGGATTAGAT GTACCAATACCACGGTTTGCAGTTGGTATTGTAATTGGAAGAAATGgtgaaatgattaaaaaaatacagaatgatGCTGGTGTAAGGATTCAATTTAAACCAG ATGATGGAACAACACCCGATAGAATAGCACAGATCACAGGACCACCAGACAGATGTCAGCATGCAGCTGAAATTATTACAGATCTTCTTCGAAGTGTTCAG GCTGGCAATCCTGGAGGTCCAGGGCCTGGTGGTCGTGGTAGAGGAAGAGGTCAGGGAAATTGGAATATGGGACCACCTGGTGGACTGCaagaatttaattttattgttcCCACTGGAAAAACGGGATTAATCATTGGGAAAG GTGGTGAGACTATCAAGAGCATTAGTCAGCAATCTGGTGCAAGGATAGAACTTCAGAGAAATCCTCCACCAAATGCAGATCCCAACATGAAATTATTTACTATTCGAGGGACACCACAACAGATTGATTATGCTCGGCAGCTCATAGAAGAAAAGATTGGA GGTCCAGTAAATCCTTTGGGGCCCCCTGTGCCTCATGGACCTCATGGTGTTGTTCCTGGGCCACATGGACCCCCTGGGCCACCTCCTGGGGCTCCAATGGGACCTTACAATCCAGCTCCTTATACCCCTGGCCCTCCTGGTCCTGCACCTCA TGGACCTCCAGCACCATATGCTCCACAAGGATGGGGTAATGCATATCCACATTGGCAACCACCAAATCCCCCAGACCCTG GTAAGCCAGCAGATCCTAATTCAGCAGCATGGGCAGCCTATTACGCCCACTACTATCAACAGCAAGCACAGCCACCCCCTGCAGCTCCACCTAGTGCACCACCTGCCACTCAGACTAATGGACAAG GAGATCAACCAAATCCAGCACCAGCAGGGCAGGTAGATTATACCAAGGCTTgggaagaatactataaaaaAATGG GTCAAGCTGTTCCAGCTCCAACTGGAGCCCCACCGACAGGTCAGCCAGATTACAGTGCAGCATGGGCTGAGTACTATCGACAGCAGGCAGCTTATTATGCCCAGACAAGTCCACAAGGAATGCCACAGCATCCTCCAGCACCACAG TGCCTTCCCAGATCTTCCACCTTAGGTTCTGCTGCAAAAAGCACAGGTAAGCACAACCTAAGGAAGTGTATAAATACATATTTCAGTATATCAATGTTGTCCCTGTGA
- the FUBP1 gene encoding far upstream element-binding protein 1 isoform X7, with amino-acid sequence MSDYSTVPPPSSGAPGGGGGGGGAVNDAFKDALQRARQIAAKIGNESGTSVNSNDYSYGGQKRPLEDGDQPEPKKVAPPNNDSFGNQLPPMHQQQRSVMTEEYKVPDGMVGFIIGRGGEQISRIQQESGCKIQIAPDSGGLPERSCMLTGTPESVQSAKRLLDQIVEKGRPTPGFHHGDGPGNAVQEIMIPASKAGLVIGKGGETIKQLQERAGVKMVMIQDGPQNTGADKPLRITGDPYKVQQAKEMVLDLIRDQGGFREVRNEYGSRIGGNEGLDVPIPRFAVGIVIGRNGEMIKKIQNDAGVRIQFKPDDGTTPDRIAQITGPPDRCQHAAEIITDLLRSVQAGNPGGPGPGGRGRGRGQGNWNMGPPGGLQEFNFIVPTGKTGLIIGKGGETIKSISQQSGARIELQRNPPPNADPNMKLFTIRGTPQQIDYARQLIEEKIGGPVNPLGPPVPHGPHGVVPGPHGPPGPPPGAPMGPYNPAPYTPGPPGPAPHGPPAPYAPQGWGNAYPHWQPPNPPDPGKPADPNSAAWAAYYAHYYQQQAQPPPAAPPSAPPATQTNGQGDQPNPAPAGQVDYTKAWEEYYKKMGQAVPAPTGAPPTGQPDYSAAWAEYYRQQAAYYAQTSPQGMPQHPPAPQCLPRSSTLGSAAKSTGKHNLRKCINTYFSISMLSL; translated from the exons ATGTCGGATTATTCTACGGTGCCCCCTCCTTCTTCGGGAGCACCcggaggaggcggcggaggcggcggggCAGTCAATGATGCTTTTAAAGACGCGCTGCAACGGGCTAGGCAG ATTGCAGCAAAAATTGGAAATGAATCAGGGACATCTGTGAATTCAAATGATTACAGTTATGGGGGACAAAAAAGACCTCTTGAAGATGGAG ATCAACCAGAACCTAAGAAAGTTGCTCCCCCAAACAATGATT CTTTTGGAAATCAGTTACCACCCATGCATCAGCAACAGAG GTCTGTAATGACAGAAGAATACAAAGTTCCAGATGGAATGGTTGGATTCA TAATTGGCAGAGGGGGAGAACAGATATCTCGTATACAGCAAGAATCTGGATGTAAAATACAGATTGCACCTG ATAGTGGTGGGCTTCCTGAAAGATCTTGCATGTTGACTGGAACACCTGAATCAGTACA atctGCAAAGAGATTGCTCGACCAGATAGTTGAAAAAGGAAGACCTACACCAGGTTTCCATCATGGTGACGGCCCAGGAAATGCTGTCCAGGAAATCATGATTCCAGCTAGTAAAGCAGGATTAGTTATTGGAAAGGGTGGAGAAACTATAAAGCAGCTTCAA gaGCGTGCAGGTGTTAAAATGGTGATGATTCAAGATGGACCACAGAACACTGGAGCAGATAAGCCTCTTAGGATCACAGGAGATCCTTACAAAGTCCAA CAAGCAAAGGAAATGGTTTTAGATCTAATTCGTGATCAAGGTGGCTTCAGAGAGGTACGAAATGAATATGGATCAAGAATAGGAGGCAATGAAGGATTAGAT GTACCAATACCACGGTTTGCAGTTGGTATTGTAATTGGAAGAAATGgtgaaatgattaaaaaaatacagaatgatGCTGGTGTAAGGATTCAATTTAAACCAG ATGATGGAACAACACCCGATAGAATAGCACAGATCACAGGACCACCAGACAGATGTCAGCATGCAGCTGAAATTATTACAGATCTTCTTCGAAGTGTTCAG GCTGGCAATCCTGGAGGTCCAGGGCCTGGTGGTCGTGGTAGAGGAAGAGGTCAGGGAAATTGGAATATGGGACCACCTGGTGGACTGCaagaatttaattttattgttcCCACTGGAAAAACGGGATTAATCATTGGGAAAG GTGGTGAGACTATCAAGAGCATTAGTCAGCAATCTGGTGCAAGGATAGAACTTCAGAGAAATCCTCCACCAAATGCAGATCCCAACATGAAATTATTTACTATTCGAGGGACACCACAACAGATTGATTATGCTCGGCAGCTCATAGAAGAAAAGATTGGA GGTCCAGTAAATCCTTTGGGGCCCCCTGTGCCTCATGGACCTCATGGTGTTGTTCCTGGGCCACATGGACCCCCTGGGCCACCTCCTGGGGCTCCAATGGGACCTTACAATCCAGCTCCTTATACCCCTGGCCCTCCTGGTCCTGCACCTCA TGGACCTCCAGCACCATATGCTCCACAAGGATGGGGTAATGCATATCCACATTGGCAACCACCAAATCCCCCAGACCCTG GTAAGCCAGCAGATCCTAATTCAGCAGCATGGGCAGCCTATTACGCCCACTACTATCAACAGCAAGCACAGCCACCCCCTGCAGCTCCACCTAGTGCACCACCTGCCACTCAGACTAATGGACAAG GAGATCAACCAAATCCAGCACCAGCAGGGCAGGTAGATTATACCAAGGCTTgggaagaatactataaaaaAATGG GTCAAGCTGTTCCAGCTCCAACTGGAGCCCCACCGACAGGTCAGCCAGATTACAGTGCAGCATGGGCTGAGTACTATCGACAGCAGGCAGCTTATTATGCCCAGACAAGTCCACAAGGAATGCCACAGCATCCTCCAGCACCACAG TGCCTTCCCAGATCTTCCACCTTAGGTTCTGCTGCAAAAAGCACAGGTAAGCACAACCTAAGGAAGTGTATAAATACATATTTCAGTATATCAATGTTGTCCCTGTGA
- the FUBP1 gene encoding far upstream element-binding protein 1 isoform X5: MSDYSTVPPPSSGAPGGGGGGGGAVNDAFKDALQRARQIAAKIGNESGTSVNSNDYSYGGQKRPLEDGDGSWTSPSSTTHWEGMPSPFKDQPEPKKVAPPNNDSFGNQLPPMHQQQRSVMTEEYKVPDGMVGFIIGRGGEQISRIQQESGCKIQIAPDSGGLPERSCMLTGTPESVQSAKRLLDQIVEKGRPTPGFHHGDGPGNAVQEIMIPASKAGLVIGKGGETIKQLQERAGVKMVMIQDGPQNTGADKPLRITGDPYKVQQAKEMVLDLIRDQGGFREVRNEYGSRIGGNEGLDVPIPRFAVGIVIGRNGEMIKKIQNDAGVRIQFKPDDGTTPDRIAQITGPPDRCQHAAEIITDLLRSVQAGNPGGPGPGGRGRGRGQGNWNMGPPGGLQEFNFIVPTGKTGLIIGKGGETIKSISQQSGARIELQRNPPPNADPNMKLFTIRGTPQQIDYARQLIEEKIGGPVNPLGPPVPHGPHGVVPGPHGPPGPPPGAPMGPYNPAPYTPGPPGPAPHGPPAPYAPQGWGNAYPHWQPPNPPDPGKPADPNSAAWAAYYAHYYQQQAQPPPAAPPSAPPATQTNGQGDQPNPAPAGQVDYTKAWEEYYKKMGQQGQPQDYSKAWEEYYKKQGQAVPAPTGAPPTGQPDYSAAWAEYYRQQAAYYAQTSPQGMPQHPPAPQGQ; the protein is encoded by the exons ATGTCGGATTATTCTACGGTGCCCCCTCCTTCTTCGGGAGCACCcggaggaggcggcggaggcggcggggCAGTCAATGATGCTTTTAAAGACGCGCTGCAACGGGCTAGGCAG ATTGCAGCAAAAATTGGAAATGAATCAGGGACATCTGTGAATTCAAATGATTACAGTTATGGGGGACAAAAAAGACCTCTTGAAGATGGAG ATGGCTCTTGGACAAGTCCGAGCAGTACAACACACTGGGAGGGAATGCCCTCTCCTTTTAAAG ATCAACCAGAACCTAAGAAAGTTGCTCCCCCAAACAATGATT CTTTTGGAAATCAGTTACCACCCATGCATCAGCAACAGAG GTCTGTAATGACAGAAGAATACAAAGTTCCAGATGGAATGGTTGGATTCA TAATTGGCAGAGGGGGAGAACAGATATCTCGTATACAGCAAGAATCTGGATGTAAAATACAGATTGCACCTG ATAGTGGTGGGCTTCCTGAAAGATCTTGCATGTTGACTGGAACACCTGAATCAGTACA atctGCAAAGAGATTGCTCGACCAGATAGTTGAAAAAGGAAGACCTACACCAGGTTTCCATCATGGTGACGGCCCAGGAAATGCTGTCCAGGAAATCATGATTCCAGCTAGTAAAGCAGGATTAGTTATTGGAAAGGGTGGAGAAACTATAAAGCAGCTTCAA gaGCGTGCAGGTGTTAAAATGGTGATGATTCAAGATGGACCACAGAACACTGGAGCAGATAAGCCTCTTAGGATCACAGGAGATCCTTACAAAGTCCAA CAAGCAAAGGAAATGGTTTTAGATCTAATTCGTGATCAAGGTGGCTTCAGAGAGGTACGAAATGAATATGGATCAAGAATAGGAGGCAATGAAGGATTAGAT GTACCAATACCACGGTTTGCAGTTGGTATTGTAATTGGAAGAAATGgtgaaatgattaaaaaaatacagaatgatGCTGGTGTAAGGATTCAATTTAAACCAG ATGATGGAACAACACCCGATAGAATAGCACAGATCACAGGACCACCAGACAGATGTCAGCATGCAGCTGAAATTATTACAGATCTTCTTCGAAGTGTTCAG GCTGGCAATCCTGGAGGTCCAGGGCCTGGTGGTCGTGGTAGAGGAAGAGGTCAGGGAAATTGGAATATGGGACCACCTGGTGGACTGCaagaatttaattttattgttcCCACTGGAAAAACGGGATTAATCATTGGGAAAG GTGGTGAGACTATCAAGAGCATTAGTCAGCAATCTGGTGCAAGGATAGAACTTCAGAGAAATCCTCCACCAAATGCAGATCCCAACATGAAATTATTTACTATTCGAGGGACACCACAACAGATTGATTATGCTCGGCAGCTCATAGAAGAAAAGATTGGA GGTCCAGTAAATCCTTTGGGGCCCCCTGTGCCTCATGGACCTCATGGTGTTGTTCCTGGGCCACATGGACCCCCTGGGCCACCTCCTGGGGCTCCAATGGGACCTTACAATCCAGCTCCTTATACCCCTGGCCCTCCTGGTCCTGCACCTCA TGGACCTCCAGCACCATATGCTCCACAAGGATGGGGTAATGCATATCCACATTGGCAACCACCAAATCCCCCAGACCCTG GTAAGCCAGCAGATCCTAATTCAGCAGCATGGGCAGCCTATTACGCCCACTACTATCAACAGCAAGCACAGCCACCCCCTGCAGCTCCACCTAGTGCACCACCTGCCACTCAGACTAATGGACAAG GAGATCAACCAAATCCAGCACCAGCAGGGCAGGTAGATTATACCAAGGCTTgggaagaatactataaaaaAATGG GTCAACAAGGGCAGCCACAAGATTATTCAAAGGCTTGGGAGGAATATTACAAGAAGCAAG GTCAAGCTGTTCCAGCTCCAACTGGAGCCCCACCGACAGGTCAGCCAGATTACAGTGCAGCATGGGCTGAGTACTATCGACAGCAGGCAGCTTATTATGCCCAGACAAGTCCACAAGGAATGCCACAGCATCCTCCAGCACCACAG GGCCAATAA